A region of Lycium barbarum isolate Lr01 chromosome 1, ASM1917538v2, whole genome shotgun sequence DNA encodes the following proteins:
- the LOC132642611 gene encoding auxin-induced protein 22D — MDSVLAHEKDLNLKATELRLGLPGSEMEIVSNSKNNKRALPEDEDCESNSNSAKTPPVAKAQIVGWPPVRSNRKNNFPQKKTETESGMYVKVSMDGAPYLRKIDLKMYQGYKELLEALEKMFKLTIGEYSEREGYKGSEFAPAYEDKDGDLMLVGDVPFPMFLSSCKRLRIMKGSEARGLGCGV; from the exons ATGGACTCTGTTTTGGCTCATGAAAAAGATCTGAATCTCAAGGCAACTGAGCTTAGATTGGGTTTACCAGGGTCAGAAATGGAAATTGTGTCAAATTCTAAGAATAACAAGAGGGCTTTACCTGAGGATGAAGATTGTGAATCAAACTCTAATTCAGCCAAAACCCCACCTGTTGCCAA GGCACAAATTGTGGGGTGGCCACCAGTGAGATCTAACAGGAAAAATAACTTCCCACAAAAGAAGACAGAAACTGAATCTGGGATGTATGTAAAAGTTAGCATGGATGGAGCACCTTATCTTAGAAAAATTGATTTGAAAATGTATCAGGGTTATAAAGAACTCCTTGAGGCATTGGAGAAGATGTTCAAGCTAACCATAGGTGAATATTCAGAAAGAGAAGGGTATAAAGGGTCTGAATTTGCACCTGCTTATGAAGATAAAGATGGTGACTTGATGCTTGTTGGAGATGTTCCTTTTCC AATGTTCTTATCATCATGTAAGAGGCTAAGGATAATGAAAGGATCAGAAGCAAGAGGCTTAGGATGTGGAGTTTGA